The genomic region ACTAGCCCGTCCAGGCGGGGAGCATTGCCTTCATGAAGTCTTCGTCACTCGACGCCCGCCAACCTTGGAGCATGCCGATCGCGAGCGGATCGCAGCCCACACGCAGCGGCGAATCGTCATCGAGGATCGCATCGGCAATCGTGTTGGCTGCATCGGCCGTCGAGGTGATCTGCCCTTCGATGTTGCGTCGGCCTTCGTAGTACCGCTCGGCGACTTCGCGGTACCCCTCGAAGTCGATCGCTTCGGGCGCGCGGTCGGAGCCGGCGAGCATGTCGGTGTCGATGGGACCGGGCATGATCTCGAGCACCCGGATTCCCAGCGGTGCGAGCTCGGCCCGCAACGACTCGCCGATCGCGCTCACCGCGGCCTTGCTCGATCGATATGGGCCGTAGAACGGCACCGGCGCGAGGATCGACGACGACGTCACGTTGCAGACGACCCCGCCGCCGGCCGCGCGCAGGGCTGGGATCGCGCGGCGGGTCACCTCGATGAGACCGAAGACGTTGGTGTCGTACATCTCTCGCCACAGCTCCATCGGCGTTGCCTCGAACGGGGGATGCGGCTTCTCGGTGCCGGCGTTGTTGACGACGACTCGTAACGGGCTGGGCAACGTGATGGAGTCGGGATCCGTCACGTCGAGGCGCTCGACGCGCAGCGTGCCCGCACCGCCCGCGGCTTCGTCGGGGAGCACCGCCCCATCGTCCGGTCGTCGCATGGTGGCAACAACGTCGAAGCCGCGGCGGGCGAGCTCGATGGCTACGGCGCGTCCGATCCCCCGGCTCGCTCCGGTGACGACAGCGGTTCCTTGAGCATCCATGAGGGGCCGAACTCTAGGCTCGTCGCGATGCCGCGCATCGACGTGCCCGATGGTCCCGGTGGGCCTCCCCGTCAGGTGTGGAACTTGCGCCCCGAGCTCGTGCCCACCGTGACTGCGATGATCGACGGCCCGTACAAGCGAAGCCTGTTGCCGGTTCGAGAGCGCGAAGCCGCTCGGATGCGCATCGCCGAGCTGAACGACTGCTCCATCTGCCGTGACTTCCGCGCCCGCTCGGCGATCGCCGGGGGCGCCACCGAGGACCTGTACCAACACGTGGGTGAGGCACACAACCGCGAGGGGTACACGGATCGAGAACGGCTCGCGGTCGAGTTCGCCGAACGCTTCGCGATGGATCACGCCAACATCGGCGACGAATTCTTCAGTCGGTTGCGCAGTGCGTTCGGTGACGACGAGATCCTCGATCTCGCCATCTGTTGCGGTGCGTTCCTAGGCCTCGGCCGAGTGCTCGCCGTCCTCGGGATCGAGGCCGACCAGCCCTAAGCGCGACGAGCCGCCGAGAGGTCAGCGTACGCGGCGAGCAACACCGCGACGGCCGCACCCATGAGCAACACAAGCGAGATGGACGTCGCGTGCGCGACCACGCCGAAGACGAGAACCCCCAATGGCACGGTGCCACCAAAGCCCATGATCCAGAGCGCGATCACGCGTCCTCGCACCGCGTCGTCGATGTGGCTCTGGAGCACGGTCGAGAGCGACGTGATCACCACGAAGTAGGCGTAGCCGAGTGCCGGTGCGATCAGGAACGCCGCCCATGAGACGCGCACCACCGCGAAGCCGGCCAACAGCACGGCGAACGCGAGGAACGCGGGGCGGATGAGCCGTTCCTTGGGGAACGCGGCAAACCACGTACCCACGCTCACGGCACCGAGCGCGGCACCGAAACCGAACACGGCGTAGAGCACGCCGTACTCGACGCTCTTGCTCGGGATGCCGAAGTTCGTCTCCGCGATGGACGGCATCTGACCGATGAAGACGAGCGAGAAGAACGACATCGTGAACAGCGTGATCAGCACCCGCCGAATCAGCGGATCCGCGCGCGCGATCCGGAATCCTTCACCGAGCCGACGAAAGACGCTGTCGTCGCTCTGAGTCGCCGGATGACGTGGGTAGCGCACGACCAGCAATGCGGTGATCGCAAACCCGTAGGTGGCGGCGTTGAGGAAGAACACGGGCGCGACGCCTGCCGTCGTGTAGA from Acidimicrobiia bacterium harbors:
- a CDS encoding SDR family NAD(P)-dependent oxidoreductase — its product is MDAQGTAVVTGASRGIGRAVAIELARRGFDVVATMRRPDDGAVLPDEAAGGAGTLRVERLDVTDPDSITLPSPLRVVVNNAGTEKPHPPFEATPMELWREMYDTNVFGLIEVTRRAIPALRAAGGGVVCNVTSSSILAPVPFYGPYRSSKAAVSAIGESLRAELAPLGIRVLEIMPGPIDTDMLAGSDRAPEAIDFEGYREVAERYYEGRRNIEGQITSTADAANTIADAILDDDSPLRVGCDPLAIGMLQGWRASSDEDFMKAMLPAWTG
- a CDS encoding carboxymuconolactone decarboxylase family protein, which gives rise to MPRIDVPDGPGGPPRQVWNLRPELVPTVTAMIDGPYKRSLLPVREREAARMRIAELNDCSICRDFRARSAIAGGATEDLYQHVGEAHNREGYTDRERLAVEFAERFAMDHANIGDEFFSRLRSAFGDDEILDLAICCGAFLGLGRVLAVLGIEADQP
- a CDS encoding MFS transporter, with translation MALHAPEPAPEDATDALVDGDRILARGTAQAALSHRDFRIVWSGTFASNIGTWMQNVLLGAYAYTLTKSETYVGLLFFAQLGPLLFLSNIGGVLADVLDRRRLLLLTQVQQLAFSIVLALIVTSDQPSRVVLFLCVLVIGIGNALGAPALSAILPTLVPKPDLPGAVSLQSVQMNLSRVIGPAIGAAIYTTAGVAPVFFLNAATYGFAITALLVVRYPRHPATQSDDSVFRRLGEGFRIARADPLIRRVLITLFTMSFFSLVFIGQMPSIAETNFGIPSKSVEYGVLYAVFGFGAALGAVSVGTWFAAFPKERLIRPAFLAFAVLLAGFAVVRVSWAAFLIAPALGYAYFVVITSLSTVLQSHIDDAVRGRVIALWIMGFGGTVPLGVLVFGVVAHATSISLVLLMGAAVAVLLAAYADLSAARRA